From the genome of Fusobacterium varium, one region includes:
- a CDS encoding PduT-like ethanolamine utilization protein: MKTIGIAEFNNIPEGLKNLDIVLKKADVVVYKAGVTCPGKYYFIIYGDNEDVKSAFQEVTGEAKFEIISGVSNKVIEILEKRNKKELGSSIGIIEFFTISESVKALDMILKGNTVETLKLILGSGIAGKSYFVITGDTSSVTEAVNSIDKKIRYREKSLINNPDKNIIKFI; the protein is encoded by the coding sequence ATGAAAACAATAGGGATAGCAGAATTTAATAATATACCAGAAGGATTAAAAAATCTGGATATAGTTTTAAAAAAGGCAGATGTAGTTGTATATAAAGCTGGAGTAACATGCCCAGGTAAATATTATTTTATTATTTATGGTGATAATGAAGATGTAAAGAGTGCTTTTCAAGAAGTTACTGGAGAGGCAAAATTTGAGATTATTTCTGGTGTTTCTAATAAAGTAATAGAAATATTAGAAAAAAGGAATAAAAAAGAATTAGGAAGTTCTATTGGAATAATAGAATTTTTTACAATATCAGAAAGTGTAAAAGCACTAGACATGATTTTAAAAGGCAATACAGTAGAAACTTTGAAACTTATACTAGGAAGTGGAATAGCAGGGAAGAGCTATTTTGTTATCACAGGAGATACCAGCTCTGTAACAGAAGCAGTAAATTCCATTGATAAAAAAATAAGATATAGAGAGAAATCTCTAATTAATAATCCAGACAAGAATATAATTAAGTTTATTTGA
- the adhE_2 gene encoding Aldehyde-alcohol dehydrogenase: MKAFGIKPEIKFGEDSLSFLKNLPYKKYFIVTDEMMVQLKLTDKIIDNLNSDCKIKIFSKVLPNPTVDIVQKGIADLVTFEPECVIALGGGSPIDACKAILYFGDKIFNLLGKKKDRIFIAVPTTSGTGSEVTSYSVITDNNSKIALANDKMLPDIAILNPEFMKTLPKKVVADTGMDVLTHALEAYVSKISNSFTDSMALEAIKIIFENLLEHYNDREVIEPREKVQYASCMAGIAFNNSSLGINHSIAHSIGAKFHIPHGRANAILLPYIIEVNSNADGRYASIAKNLGFPASNKEEGKKSLKIFIEILKEKMKIEKSLEEFGINFEEYKKLIPEILADIKKIYVLHIILIV; the protein is encoded by the coding sequence ATGAAAGCTTTTGGAATAAAACCAGAAATTAAATTTGGAGAAGATTCTCTTTCTTTTTTAAAAAATCTTCCTTATAAAAAATATTTTATAGTAACAGATGAGATGATGGTACAGCTGAAACTCACTGATAAAATTATAGATAATTTAAATTCCGACTGTAAAATAAAAATATTCAGCAAGGTGCTTCCAAATCCAACTGTAGATATAGTTCAAAAAGGAATAGCAGATTTAGTAACTTTTGAACCAGAGTGTGTAATAGCTTTAGGTGGAGGTTCTCCAATAGATGCTTGTAAAGCGATACTATATTTTGGTGATAAAATATTTAACCTTTTAGGAAAGAAAAAGGATAGGATATTTATTGCTGTACCAACTACAAGTGGGACAGGTTCAGAAGTAACTTCTTATAGTGTTATAACTGATAATAACAGTAAAATAGCACTGGCAAATGATAAAATGCTTCCTGATATAGCTATATTAAACCCAGAGTTTATGAAAACTCTGCCTAAAAAAGTAGTAGCTGATACAGGTATGGATGTATTAACACATGCACTGGAAGCATATGTATCAAAAATTTCTAATTCATTTACAGATTCTATGGCATTGGAAGCTATAAAAATTATATTTGAGAATCTACTGGAACACTACAATGACAGAGAGGTTATAGAACCTAGAGAAAAGGTACAATATGCCTCTTGCATGGCAGGGATAGCATTTAATAATTCATCATTGGGAATAAATCATAGTATTGCTCATAGTATAGGAGCTAAATTTCATATACCTCATGGAAGAGCAAATGCTATTCTTCTTCCTTATATAATAGAAGTAAATAGTAATGCTGATGGAAGATATGCTTCAATTGCTAAAAATTTAGGATTTCCTGCTTCTAACAAAGAAGAAGGAAAAAAATCCCTCAAAATATTTATTGAAATTTTAAAAGAAAAAATGAAAATAGAGAAATCCCTTGAGGAATTTGGAATAAATTTTGAAGAGTATAAAAAATTAATACCAGAAATATTAGCAGATATAAAAAAGATATATGTACTACATATAATCCTAATAGTTTAA
- the csoS1A_1 gene encoding Major carboxysome shell protein 1A: MATLNALGMIETRGLVAAIEAADAMVKAANVTLVGKEMVGGGLVSVLVRGDVGAVKAATDAGAAAADRIGELISVHVIPRPHSEVEIILPKSSK, from the coding sequence ATGGCAACATTAAATGCATTAGGAATGATAGAAACTAGAGGTTTAGTAGCAGCAATTGAAGCAGCAGATGCAATGGTGAAAGCAGCAAATGTAACACTAGTAGGAAAAGAAATGGTAGGAGGAGGACTTGTGAGTGTCCTTGTAAGAGGAGATGTAGGAGCAGTAAAGGCAGCTACTGATGCAGGAGCAGCAGCAGCTGACAGAATTGGAGAATTAATTTCTGTTCATGTAATACCAAGACCTCACTCAGAAGTTGAAATTATTTTACCAAAGTCTTCTAAATAA
- a CDS encoding ethanolamine utilization protein, whose amino-acid sequence MNEHELIEIIKREIEKYYLKSGIKNEVNLKKTIGFLGKDIILKNNLEEIFRIEETADEIVISELSIKELTEISQGTYSTAIGKKLLYNILDGKKIILVKEGIEWRNFSLVPSKLQEKYEEYEKIIETYGIKILKRIEIREYLIGKKECYNGKVLDLRALKNSISRNEEYIEVSTSTVVTELAKEYAAMNNIKITKR is encoded by the coding sequence ATGAATGAACATGAATTAATAGAGATAATCAAAAGAGAGATAGAAAAATATTATTTGAAATCAGGAATAAAAAATGAAGTAAATTTGAAAAAAACTATTGGATTTTTAGGAAAAGATATCATATTAAAAAATAATCTTGAAGAAATATTTAGAATAGAAGAAACAGCAGATGAAATAGTGATATCTGAATTAAGTATAAAGGAACTGACTGAAATAAGTCAGGGAACATATTCAACTGCTATTGGCAAAAAACTTTTGTATAATATATTGGATGGTAAAAAAATAATACTAGTAAAAGAGGGAATAGAATGGAGAAATTTTTCTCTTGTTCCATCTAAACTTCAAGAAAAATATGAAGAATATGAAAAAATAATAGAAACATATGGAATAAAAATTTTGAAAAGAATAGAAATCAGAGAATATCTTATAGGAAAGAAAGAGTGTTACAATGGAAAAGTACTTGATCTGAGAGCTTTGAAAAATAGTATCAGCAGAAATGAGGAGTATATAGAGGTATCAACATCTACTGTGGTTACAGAGTTGGCAAAAGAATATGCAGCTATGAACAATATCAAAATAACAAAAAGGTGA
- a CDS encoding ethanolamine utilization protein EutH, whose amino-acid sequence MGINEIIIYIMVLFMVIGAIDRCLGNKFGYGKQFEEGFMAMGSLALAMVGVVSLAPVLANILRPIVSPVYKMLGADPAMFATTLLACDMGGYPLAMQLAETEAAGKFAGLILGSMMGATIVFTIPVALGIIEEKDREFLAKGVLAGIITIPLGCLAGGLAAGYSLSMVLANLVPIIIVAVLISLGLWKIPEKMTKGFTIFGQGVVIVITIGLAAIIIETLTGIVVIPGMAPISEGIATIGAIAITLAGAFPLVYFITKVFSKPLLKLGGLLGMNDKAAAGMIATLANNIPMFGLLKEMDNRGKILNVAFAVSGAFVFGDHLGFIAGVDKTMIFPMVVGKLVGGISAVILAMIMFGKVSEEKK is encoded by the coding sequence ATGGGGATCAATGAAATAATCATCTATATAATGGTTTTATTTATGGTAATTGGGGCAATAGACAGATGTCTGGGAAATAAATTTGGATATGGAAAACAGTTTGAAGAAGGATTTATGGCTATGGGTTCATTGGCTCTTGCAATGGTAGGGGTAGTTTCTCTTGCCCCAGTACTGGCAAATATTTTAAGACCAATAGTTTCACCAGTATATAAAATGCTTGGAGCTGACCCAGCAATGTTTGCAACTACTCTTCTTGCTTGTGATATGGGGGGATATCCTCTGGCTATGCAGCTGGCAGAAACAGAGGCAGCTGGAAAATTTGCAGGACTTATTCTTGGGTCAATGATGGGAGCAACAATAGTGTTTACCATTCCTGTAGCTTTAGGAATTATAGAAGAAAAAGATAGAGAATTTTTAGCTAAGGGAGTTTTGGCAGGAATTATAACAATACCTCTTGGATGTTTGGCTGGAGGACTTGCAGCAGGATATAGTCTTTCTATGGTACTTGCTAATCTTGTGCCTATAATTATTGTTGCTGTTCTTATTTCTTTAGGTCTGTGGAAAATACCAGAGAAAATGACAAAAGGATTTACTATATTTGGACAGGGAGTTGTTATTGTTATAACTATTGGACTGGCAGCAATAATAATTGAAACACTGACAGGGATAGTAGTTATTCCAGGAATGGCCCCTATATCAGAAGGAATAGCTACAATAGGAGCTATTGCAATAACTTTAGCAGGAGCATTTCCATTAGTTTACTTTATTACAAAAGTATTTAGTAAGCCTCTTTTAAAACTAGGTGGATTGCTTGGAATGAATGATAAAGCAGCAGCAGGAATGATAGCTACTCTTGCTAATAATATTCCTATGTTTGGGTTATTGAAAGAAATGGATAATAGAGGAAAAATTTTAAATGTGGCATTTGCAGTAAGTGGAGCATTTGTATTTGGAGATCATTTAGGATTTATAGCTGGTGTAGATAAAACAATGATATTTCCAATGGTAGTGGGAAAACTTGTTGGAGGTATATCTGCTGTAATATTGGCAATGATAATGTTTGGAAAGGTTTCTGAAGAGAAAAAATAA
- the eutQ gene encoding Ethanolamine utilization protein eutQ has product MEINQTLLEELIKKVIEAEMGNKNTSEYKFMDKSGVGVIKLNKMTKRDRMDTGNPKDEVYTTDLFTLEEGPRIGAGLMEMIKTTFDWTLTYDEIDYIIDGKLDIVIDGRTISGEKGDVILIPKNSKIQFSAPEYAKFLYVVYPANWQEGK; this is encoded by the coding sequence ATGGAAATAAATCAAACTTTATTAGAAGAACTAATAAAAAAAGTCATAGAAGCTGAAATGGGAAATAAAAATACTTCAGAATATAAATTTATGGATAAGAGTGGTGTTGGTGTAATTAAATTAAATAAGATGACAAAAAGAGATAGAATGGATACAGGGAATCCAAAGGATGAAGTATATACTACTGATCTGTTCACTTTAGAAGAAGGACCAAGAATAGGTGCTGGACTGATGGAAATGATAAAAACTACATTTGACTGGACTCTTACTTATGATGAGATAGATTATATAATAGATGGGAAATTGGATATAGTAATAGATGGACGAACAATATCAGGAGAAAAGGGTGATGTAATATTGATACCTAAAAACTCAAAAATACAGTTTAGTGCTCCTGAATATGCAAAATTTTTATATGTAGTTTATCCAGCAAACTGGCAGGAAGGAAAATAG
- the eutC gene encoding Ethanolamine ammonia-lyase light chain: MVSEKDLKEIISQVLKEMGTENKVREKEAEQTESDLQDITKIDLRDVIELKNPANKAELMKYKKKTPARIGISRAGTRYTTNTMLRFRADHASAVDAVYTDVSEEFLNANNLFTIQTKCHSKDEYMTRPDLGRRLSEESIAILKEKAKKSPKVEIFVSDGLSSTAIEANVEDTLPAIINGLKSYGIEAGTPFFLKYGRVGAADEVSEILDAEVTCVLIGERPGLATSESMSAYITYKGYVGIPESKRTVVSNIHKNGTPASEAGAHIAHIIKKILDAKASGQDLKL; this comes from the coding sequence ATGGTTTCTGAAAAAGATTTAAAGGAAATAATTTCACAGGTTCTGAAAGAGATGGGAACTGAGAATAAAGTTAGAGAAAAAGAAGCAGAACAAACAGAAAGTGATCTTCAAGATATTACTAAAATAGATCTTAGAGATGTAATTGAGCTAAAAAATCCTGCAAATAAAGCTGAATTGATGAAATATAAAAAGAAAACTCCAGCTAGAATAGGAATATCAAGGGCAGGAACTAGATATACAACAAATACTATGCTGAGATTTAGAGCAGACCATGCTTCAGCAGTAGATGCTGTATATACAGATGTTTCAGAAGAATTTCTGAATGCAAATAATCTTTTTACAATACAAACTAAATGTCATTCAAAAGATGAATATATGACAAGACCAGACTTGGGAAGAAGATTGAGTGAAGAATCAATAGCTATTCTTAAAGAGAAGGCTAAAAAATCTCCAAAAGTAGAAATATTTGTATCTGATGGACTTAGTTCTACAGCTATTGAAGCAAATGTAGAAGATACACTTCCAGCTATAATCAATGGATTAAAATCTTATGGAATAGAAGCAGGGACACCATTCTTTCTAAAATATGGAAGAGTAGGGGCTGCTGACGAAGTATCAGAGATATTAGATGCAGAAGTAACTTGTGTACTCATTGGGGAAAGACCTGGATTGGCAACTTCAGAAAGTATGAGTGCCTATATTACATATAAAGGATATGTAGGTATTCCAGAATCTAAAAGAACAGTAGTTTCAAATATTCATAAAAATGGAACTCCAGCTTCTGAAGCTGGGGCGCATATAGCTCATATAATCAAAAAAATATTAGATGCTAAAGCAAGTGGACAAGACTTAAAACTTTAA
- the eutL_2 gene encoding Ethanolamine utilization protein EutL, whose product MINDPLKPNVLGVKLIPNVDDKMAEELNLPAGYKSIGIVTADCDDVTYTALDQATKMAEVTVVYGKSFYGGAANANTKLAGEVIGIIAGPTPAEVRSGLNAIVDFIENEACFYSANEDDSIAYYAHCVSRTGSYLSKTAGVEEGEALAYLIAPPIEAMYALDAALKAADVTLTAFFGPPSETNFGGGLLTGSQSACKAACEAFADAVKFVAQNPTKY is encoded by the coding sequence ATGATTAATGATCCTTTAAAACCAAATGTATTAGGAGTAAAACTTATTCCTAATGTAGATGACAAAATGGCAGAAGAATTAAATTTACCAGCAGGATACAAAAGTATTGGGATAGTAACAGCAGATTGTGATGATGTTACATATACAGCACTGGATCAGGCTACAAAAATGGCTGAAGTAACTGTGGTATATGGAAAATCTTTTTATGGTGGAGCAGCAAATGCTAATACAAAATTAGCTGGAGAAGTAATTGGAATAATAGCTGGACCTACACCAGCAGAAGTAAGAAGTGGTTTGAATGCAATAGTGGATTTTATAGAAAATGAAGCATGTTTCTATAGTGCAAATGAAGATGATTCAATTGCATATTATGCCCACTGTGTATCAAGAACAGGAAGTTATCTTTCTAAAACAGCTGGTGTGGAGGAAGGAGAAGCGCTGGCCTATTTAATAGCTCCACCCATTGAAGCCATGTATGCACTAGATGCAGCATTAAAAGCAGCAGATGTTACACTTACAGCTTTCTTTGGACCACCTTCTGAAACAAACTTTGGTGGAGGACTTCTTACTGGAAGTCAGTCAGCTTGTAAGGCAGCTTGTGAAGCTTTTGCTGATGCAGTAAAATTTGTGGCTCAAAATCCTACAAAATACTAA
- a CDS encoding ethanolamine utilization cobalamin adenosyltransferase, translated as MVLTEDKLKNLYRKKEFKKYIVENGTIMTPSARQFLADKGIELVKEGTTEEKTAMQEKVVERVIEKAITPKYIGLAGESYFEKPEHMTQISGNILVKKNDERIIFRGKLDSLQAKWLVLQKEFESYGNEKLNKDMESVSIFIKKIVLSEVLDTELEEIKVLGETLDKIKEISHNPKKFFEIGHMFDISVKNSMLVLKLNEMRSSSREIEIAGVTAFLNEKGIVTKKEILKALNRFSSIIYVMMLKGEKGEYGDR; from the coding sequence ATGGTTTTGACTGAAGATAAACTAAAAAATCTATATAGAAAAAAAGAGTTTAAAAAGTATATAGTTGAAAATGGAACTATAATGACTCCATCTGCCAGACAATTTCTTGCAGACAAAGGAATAGAGTTAGTGAAGGAAGGAACTACTGAAGAAAAAACTGCAATGCAGGAAAAAGTAGTGGAAAGAGTTATAGAAAAAGCAATAACTCCTAAATATATCGGACTTGCTGGAGAAAGTTATTTTGAAAAACCAGAACATATGACTCAAATATCTGGAAATATACTTGTAAAAAAGAATGATGAAAGAATAATATTCAGAGGAAAGCTTGATAGTCTGCAAGCTAAATGGCTAGTACTGCAAAAAGAGTTTGAAAGCTATGGAAATGAAAAACTTAATAAAGATATGGAGAGCGTAAGTATTTTTATAAAAAAAATAGTATTGTCAGAAGTTTTGGATACAGAATTAGAAGAAATAAAAGTATTAGGAGAAACTTTAGACAAAATAAAGGAGATATCTCATAATCCTAAAAAATTCTTTGAAATTGGACATATGTTTGATATTTCAGTGAAAAACAGTATGTTGGTTTTAAAACTGAATGAGATGAGAAGTAGTTCAAGAGAGATTGAAATAGCAGGAGTTACTGCTTTTTTGAATGAAAAGGGAATAGTTACAAAAAAAGAAATTTTAAAAGCATTGAATAGATTCAGTAGCATAATATATGTAATGATGTTAAAAGGAGAAAAGGGTGAATATGGAGATAGATAG
- the adhE_3 gene encoding Aldehyde-alcohol dehydrogenase: protein MDKDLLSIQQVRDLLKAAKTAQAIYAEFTQEQVDKVVEAMSMEVRKYAEKLAKMANEETGFGKWQDKVIKNKFAAEIVYESIKGMKTIGILGEKDSVMDVAVPVGVVAGLIPSTNPTSTVIYKTLISLKAGNGIIISPHPNAKKCIIETVEILKRAAYGAGAPEGLIGVIEIPTMEATAELMKHKDTALILATGGEAMVRAAYSSGTPAIGVGPGNGPAYIEKTADAKKAVKRIMDSKTFDNGVICASEQSIIVEPSNKQEVINEFKKQGGYFLTEEQSEKLGKFILRANGTMNPQIVGKDAQTLAKMADIEIPAETRVLLSEQSTVSKNNPYSREKLTTILAFYTAENWEKACERAIELLMNEGKGHTMIIHTENKELVKEFALKKPVSRLLINTPGSLGGIGGSTNLAPALTLGCGAIGGSSTSDNVTPMNLLNIRKVGWGVKEIEDFREKENCSSCDSLEEMNIEELVKKVLSEIAKG, encoded by the coding sequence ATGGATAAAGATTTATTATCAATTCAACAGGTAAGAGATTTGTTAAAGGCAGCAAAAACTGCTCAGGCTATATATGCAGAATTTACTCAGGAACAGGTAGACAAAGTAGTAGAAGCTATGTCTATGGAAGTGAGAAAATATGCTGAAAAACTTGCTAAAATGGCTAATGAAGAAACTGGTTTTGGAAAATGGCAGGATAAAGTAATCAAGAATAAATTTGCTGCTGAAATTGTTTATGAATCTATAAAGGGAATGAAAACTATTGGAATACTTGGTGAAAAAGATTCTGTTATGGATGTAGCTGTTCCAGTGGGAGTAGTAGCTGGACTTATTCCCTCAACTAATCCAACATCTACAGTAATATATAAAACATTGATATCTTTAAAAGCAGGAAATGGAATAATTATAAGTCCACATCCTAATGCAAAAAAATGTATTATTGAAACAGTTGAAATTTTAAAAAGAGCAGCTTATGGAGCAGGAGCCCCAGAAGGACTGATAGGAGTAATAGAGATTCCTACAATGGAGGCAACAGCCGAACTTATGAAACACAAAGATACAGCATTGATTCTAGCTACTGGTGGAGAAGCAATGGTAAGAGCAGCATATAGTTCCGGAACTCCAGCTATAGGAGTGGGACCAGGAAATGGACCAGCATATATAGAAAAAACTGCTGATGCAAAAAAAGCAGTGAAAAGGATAATGGATAGTAAAACTTTTGATAATGGAGTTATATGTGCTTCTGAACAATCTATTATAGTAGAACCTTCAAATAAACAGGAAGTAATAAATGAATTTAAAAAACAAGGGGGGTATTTTCTAACAGAAGAACAGTCAGAAAAACTTGGTAAATTTATATTGAGAGCAAATGGGACAATGAATCCTCAGATAGTAGGAAAAGATGCTCAGACACTTGCAAAAATGGCAGATATTGAAATACCAGCAGAAACAAGAGTATTACTTTCTGAACAATCAACTGTATCAAAGAATAATCCATATTCAAGAGAAAAATTAACTACAATACTTGCATTTTATACAGCTGAGAATTGGGAGAAAGCTTGCGAAAGAGCTATAGAACTTCTAATGAATGAAGGGAAAGGTCATACAATGATTATTCACACAGAAAATAAAGAGCTTGTAAAAGAATTTGCATTGAAAAAACCAGTATCAAGACTTCTGATTAATACTCCAGGATCATTGGGAGGAATAGGTGGAAGTACAAATCTAGCTCCTGCTCTGACTTTGGGTTGTGGAGCTATAGGAGGAAGTTCAACTTCTGATAATGTGACTCCTATGAATCTTTTGAATATAAGAAAAGTAGGCTGGGGAGTAAAAGAAATTGAAGATTTTAGAGAAAAAGAGAACTGCAGCTCATGTGATTCTTTAGAAGAAATGAATATAGAGGAGTTAGTGAAAAAAGTTCTTTCTGAAATTGCTAAAGGATAG
- the pduL_2 gene encoding Phosphate propanoyltransferase: MEIDRIVELVKKQLENYEKKRIPIEASGRHIHLSEKDAEFLFGKDYNFTAVKELSQPGQFACKERVRLIGPKGMIEGVVILGPVREKTQVEISMTDAKILGIKGMLRLSGDTNETPGILVTNQEKILNLIEGVIVAKNHIHMTPEDAERMNVKDKQLVKVKVFSKRPLIFEDVVIRVTNKSKFSMHIDYDEANACLLEKDSYGVIYE, translated from the coding sequence ATGGAGATAGATAGAATAGTTGAACTTGTAAAAAAGCAGCTGGAAAATTATGAGAAAAAAAGAATCCCCATAGAAGCTTCTGGAAGACACATTCATTTATCAGAAAAAGATGCAGAATTTCTTTTTGGAAAGGATTATAATTTTACAGCAGTAAAGGAACTTTCTCAACCAGGACAATTTGCTTGTAAAGAAAGAGTAAGATTGATAGGACCTAAAGGAATGATAGAAGGGGTAGTTATTTTAGGACCTGTAAGAGAAAAAACTCAAGTAGAGATATCTATGACAGATGCAAAAATTTTGGGGATAAAAGGAATGTTAAGATTATCTGGAGATACTAATGAAACTCCAGGAATCTTGGTAACTAACCAAGAGAAAATATTAAATCTAATAGAAGGAGTAATAGTAGCTAAAAATCATATTCATATGACACCAGAAGATGCTGAGAGAATGAATGTGAAAGATAAGCAGTTAGTAAAAGTGAAAGTGTTTTCTAAAAGACCTTTAATATTTGAAGATGTTGTAATAAGAGTCACAAATAAATCGAAATTCAGTATGCATATAGATTATGATGAAGCCAATGCTTGTCTTTTAGAAAAAGATTCATATGGAGTTATTTATGAATGA
- the ccmL gene encoding Carbon dioxide concentrating mechanism protein CcmL — MIIGKVIGNVWATRKADNLSGLKFMIVELQTGISIVACDGVGAGIGDKVLITKGSSARKIMTFEEAPIDAAIIGIIDEGEGE; from the coding sequence ATGATAATAGGAAAAGTTATTGGAAATGTATGGGCTACAAGAAAAGCAGATAATTTGAGTGGACTGAAATTTATGATAGTAGAACTTCAGACAGGGATATCTATAGTAGCTTGTGATGGAGTAGGAGCTGGAATAGGAGATAAAGTTCTTATAACAAAAGGAAGTTCAGCAAGAAAAATTATGACTTTTGAAGAAGCTCCTATTGATGCTGCAATAATTGGAATAATAGATGAAGGAGAAGGTGAATAG
- the csoS1A_2 gene encoding Major carboxysome shell protein 1A, with amino-acid sequence MKALGMIETIGLVGAIEAADTALKTAEVEIVNRHIVKGGIVTVELSGDVGAIKVAVEAGAEAAKRLGVFVSSHVIARPDEMVSKMIEENSIIVAENITEEITEVIEEKELEKEMMEIKEEIGTEETEIIEKSVDTLTEKPIIKENKSKRK; translated from the coding sequence ATGAAGGCTTTAGGAATGATAGAAACTATTGGACTGGTAGGAGCTATTGAAGCAGCAGATACAGCTTTGAAAACAGCTGAAGTGGAAATAGTAAATAGACATATTGTAAAAGGTGGGATTGTTACTGTTGAACTAAGTGGAGATGTTGGAGCTATAAAAGTTGCAGTAGAAGCAGGAGCAGAAGCAGCTAAAAGATTAGGAGTTTTTGTCAGCAGCCATGTAATAGCAAGACCAGATGAAATGGTTTCTAAAATGATAGAAGAAAACAGCATAATTGTTGCTGAAAATATTACTGAAGAAATAACAGAAGTTATAGAAGAAAAAGAGTTAGAAAAAGAAATGATGGAAATAAAAGAGGAAATAGGAACTGAAGAAACAGAAATAATTGAAAAATCAGTTGATACTTTAACAGAAAAACCAATTATAAAAGAAAATAAATCTAAAAGAAAATAA